From the genome of Cydia strobilella chromosome 21, ilCydStro3.1, whole genome shotgun sequence, one region includes:
- the LOC134751008 gene encoding uncharacterized protein LOC134751008, giving the protein MDDLSVFLFNCDLIHLFGSLNDQGADLDFLLNANDHELSLLVPAAVQKGKLRMALDRERERRGVTKDPRDVDVQQVIAPIKKQDSFVIPSSSQKSSTSSVVTTSTELLEWDINCDDLQFIDASKLIGAITGGNLKQILETSSIGKPLINKKVLSSSDRKILTALIVEAEVRKLKENTDPIRKETWDTWTSEIIKLFPGETKGVYYNPFRLVDGKAIQASGLIVNRLITVRRKLNAEIRSRSRSRNSSNSDKSSDSSGDQNKRKKSAVKSSNARVRPFPDTFQTISTNQDSEKDTVQWLKHSSSPRELVETKWNSCLHERMAALQEGDHVSYLSIFPALQCPWGYELLASDFDKIYPEIEGKFEENFPVVKGRLLSLLDEKAQQLTRPDTSIQTVLDLATSGEEQANVATFLAVPLLLKQMHTVPVKGVRKPWNPSRLEVSNAFLSLVPSTSDLQSHFSERKATLQEKKLPVLPYLVAVGACWQDVTQYDLIISEDIRYTFPSICKAVSNTFKILWALDLPYSKDCAPVWMFIQRSIYVMKSKFDTEGTPMLDLLASVSNRHDGAVCNM; this is encoded by the exons atGGACGACTTAAGTGTGTTTCTGTTCAACTGTGATTTGATACACCTTTTTGGATCGCTAAACG ATCAGGGCGCGGATCTCGATTTTTTATTGAACGCAAACGACCATGAGTTGTCGTTATTGGTCCCGGCAGCAGTTCAAAAAGGGAAACTGCGTATGGCGTTAGACCGTGAGAGAGAACGC agagGAGTTACAAAAGATCCGAGGGATGTAGATGTACAGCAAGTTATAGCTCCAATTAAAAAGCAAGACTCCTTTGTGATTCCATCAAGTAGCCAAAAATCTAGTACATCCTCTGTTGTTACAACATCAACTGAATTAttg GAATGGGACATCAATTGTGACGATTTACAGTTTATAGATGCAAGCAAACTCATAGGGGCTATAACTGGCGGAaatcttaaacaaattttagaGACATCCAGTATTGGGAAACCTCTAATCAATAAAAAGGTATTATCGTCTAGTGACCGAAAGATACTGACGGCCCTTATTGTTGAGGCTGAGGTGCGGAAATTGAAAGAAAACACTGACCCAATACGAAAAGAAACCTGGGATACGTGGACATCAGAAATTATAAAGCTTTTCCCAGGTGAAACAAAGGGGGTATATTATAATCCTTTTCGTCTTGTTGATGGAAAAGCTATCCAGGCCAGTGGCCTGATAGTGAACCGATTAATAACAGTACGCAGAAAATTAAATGCAGAAATCCGCAGCCGCAGCAGAAGTCGTAACAGCAGTAATAGCGACAAGAGCAGCGACAGCAGCGGAGaccaaaacaagagaaaaaaatctgCTGTCAAATCTTCTAATGCACGGGTTAGACCTTTTCCTGACACCTTTCAAACAATAAGTACCAATCAAGACTCTGAAAAAGATACCGTGCAGTGGTTGAAGCACTCTTCTTCACCGAGAGAATTGGTAGAAACAAAATGGAACAGTTGTCTACATGAACGCATGGCTGCACTGCAAGAAGGCGACCATGTTAGTTATTTGAGCATCTTCCCAGCACTGCAATGTCCTTGGGGCTATGAATTG CTGGCCAGTGACTTTGACAAAATATACCCTGAAATAGAAGGAAAGTTCGAAGAAAATTTCCCGGTAGTGAAAGGTCGCCTGCTATCATTACTAGATGAGAAGGCTCAACAGCTAACACGACCTGACACTTCTATTCAAACTGTTTTGGATCTTGCAACTT cGGGGGAGGAACAAGCGAATGTTGCGACTTTTCTGGCAGTTCCCCTGTTGCTGAAACAAATGCACACTGTTCCCGTGAAAGGAGTCAGAAAACCCTGGAACCCGTCTAGATTAGAAGTAAGCAACGCGTTTTTAAGCTTGGTGCCATCTACATCGGACCTTCAAAGCCACTTCAGTGAACGGAAGGCCACATTGcaggaaaaaaaattgcctgttcTTCCATATTTGGTTGCTGTTGGGGCTTGCTGGCAGGATGTTACGCAGTATGATTTAATAATCTCTGAAGACATCAGGTACACGTTTCCCAGCATTTGTAAAGCTGTTTCAAATACTTTTAAGATTCTATGGGCATTAGACTTACCATATTCAAAAGATTGTGCCCCAGTCTGGATGTTTATCCAAAGAAGTATATATGTAATGAAGAGCAAGTTTGACACTGAAGGCACTCCTATGCTAGATTTGCTTGCTTCTGTTTCTAACAGGCACGATGGTGCTGTGTGCAATATGTAA